Genomic DNA from Cardiobacteriaceae bacterium TAE3-ERU3:
GCTGGTTGGCCGCGACTTCTTTGGCAAAGCTGGGGCCTGCGAGCATGGCGTGCGGATGATCTGCGCCGATGATGTCGGCAAATACATCGCTGAGTAATCGGCCGCTACCTGCTTCAAAGCCTTTGATTGCCCACATGAATGGGCGCTTGCCGAGGTGAGGCTTGACGGCTTTGAGTAAATCAGCAAACGCGTGACTTGGGACCACAGCGAGGATCACGTCGTTGTCAGTGATGCTTTGAACGAGATCACTACTGACATGCAAATTATCTGGGAACGGGATGCCGGGTAGGTAATGAGTGTTTTCACGCGCATTTTGCAGTGCGCTAATGTGTTCAGCACGATGCCCCCAGAGGGTGACATCGTGCTGATTGCGGGCGAGTTGTAGTGCCAGAGCGGTGCCCCAGCTGCCCGCACCAAGTACGGCAATGCGTTGCATGCTTAGTTGGCGTCTTCCGGAGAGGCTGGCGCTTCACTTTGTGCTTGTGCTTCTTGCGCGAGCTTCTGCTGGAACAGGCCTTCGAAGTTGACCGGTTGCAGGTACAGCGATGGGAAGCCAGCGCGTGCAATGGCTGAAGAAACTACTTCGCGTGCATAAGGGTAAAGCAAAGTCGTGCAGTAGACGTTCAGCGCATGGCGCAATTGCAGCTCTTCCAAACCGGCGATTTCGAAGATGCCGCTTTGTGCCGCTTCGACCAAGTAAATGGTCTTGTCGCCACCTTTAGCGGTAACAGTCAGGCGCAGCTTGACTTCGTAATAGTTTTCTGGTGGCAGCTTG
This window encodes:
- the secB gene encoding protein-export chaperone SecB encodes the protein MSEEKQQVILEVRKLYVGDLSIEVPNAPDIFQEELSPEISFNVAFENNKLPPENYYEVKLRLTVTAKGGDKTIYLVEAAQSGIFEIAGLEELQLRHALNVYCTTLLYPYAREVVSSAIARAGFPSLYLQPVNFEGLFQQKLAQEAQAQSEAPASPEDAN